The Mercurialis annua linkage group LG2, ddMerAnnu1.2, whole genome shotgun sequence genome contains a region encoding:
- the LOC126666999 gene encoding kinase-interacting family protein, giving the protein MAREIEERMKMLLQAEEEMGDTFAERAEWFFKKRPQLLELVGDLYNGYTSLQDRCNTPSRHSEIVAHLVLKNVEEEVMKHEVSEMSRKIELLKKLLEVLECERLLVLNENSRLFRQNEELGSEAMFFKNKASRLAGCVLQMREVHEAQVYALEKMNKELYQQLIMMKNKSDTSSSSSTCSRRRSNLKNVGLMGCFQLEIVKKNDYTPNRITPNWWAKMKKTITPTYSFSSASSLHSTN; this is encoded by the coding sequence ATGGCAAGAGAGATTGAAGAGAGAATGAAAATGCTTCTCCAAGCAGAAGAAGAAATGGGAGACACATTCGCAGAGAGAGCAGAATGGTTCTTCAAGAAACGCCCACAGCTGCTCGAACTCGTCGGGGACTTATACAACGGCTACACATCTTTGCAGGACCGCTGCAACACCCCGAGTCGCCACTCGGAGATCGTAGCGCATCTCGTCCTCAAGAACGTAGAGGAAGAAGTAATGAAGCACGAAGTCTCCGAAATGTCGCGGAAAATAGAGTTACTAAAGAAGCTCCTAGAAGTATTAGAATGCGAAAGATTACTCGTGCTGAACGAGAATTCAAGACTTTTTCGACAGAACGAAGAGCTCGGATCAGAGGCCATGTTCTTCAAAAACAAAGCCTCCCGGCTCGCGGGCTGCGTGCTGCAGATGAGGGAGGTTCATGAGGCTCAGGTTTACGCGTTGGAGAAGATGAACAAGGAGCTTTACCAGCAGCTGATCATGATGAAAAACAAATCAGACACGTCGTCATCTTCTTCGACATGCTCAAGAAGAAGAAGTAATTTGAAAAATGTGGGGTTGATGGGCTGTTTTCAACTGGAGATTGTTAAGAAAAATGATTATACTCCGAACAGAATTACTCCGAATTGGTGGGCGAAGATGAAGAAGACCATTACACCAACTTATTCATTTTCTTCTGCTTCATCGTTGCATTCTACTAATTAA
- the LOC126670661 gene encoding stellacyanin produces the protein MAFSSLVILHLVATSFNVFHARGITFTVGDLDGWSPFTNFSNWLQGKEFHVGDVLDFNYPKGAHTVMQVNSNAYEECIKDTHIRQFTNGNDSMLLTEATQMWFICGVSNHCENGQKLTINVTP, from the exons ATGGCATTTTCCAGTTTGGTTATACTTCACCTTGTTGCTACATCATTCAATGTGTTTCATGCAAGAGGAATAACCTTCACGGTTGGAGATCTCGATGGCTGGTCGCCCTTCACCAATTTCTCCAACTGGCTCCAAGGAAaagagtttcatgttggtgatgtTCTAG ATTTCAATTACCCCAAGGGAGCGCACACTGTAATGCAGGTGAACTCAAATGCATATGAAGAATGCATAAAGGACACACACATCAGGCAATTCACTAACGGCAATGACTCAATGCTTTTAACAGAGGCAACCCAAATGTGGTTCATATGTGGGGTAAGTAATCACTGTGAAAATGGCCAGAAGTTGACCATCAATGTGACTCCTTAA
- the LOC126670660 gene encoding uncharacterized protein LOC126670660 translates to MHTPHDPPQRKQIAAMATSNSVNYQTWFRLPSSTNINKKLSKIHHPPVSKLDEIRVCTNRTCRRQGSTQTLEIIRDISPPHVSVNSCGCLGCCGAGPNLAILPQGILVGHCGTPASAARIIAGHYYNHDDNDAAIRSVLEAVSLRKRAEIEIDQANFSQAELLLSQAIELKPFGGLHIIYKCRSTLRLAMKNYSGALEDAREALNLAPQYPEAYLCEGDVFMAMEKYEAAEKSYLMCLDVDPTIRRSKPFKARVAKLNEKLIASDMPHSHNQQ, encoded by the exons ATGCACACACCACACGACCCGCCTCAAAGAAAACAGATAGCGGCTATGGCGACGAGCAATTCAGTTAACTACCAGACTTGGTTCCGGTTACCATCATCAACCAACATCaacaaaaaattatctaaaattcATCATCCTCCGGTATCAAAACTGGACGAAATCAGAGTCTGCACGAACCGGACATGCAGAAGACAAGGTTCGACACAGACACTTGAAATTATCCGAGACATTTCTCCTCCGCATGTCTCCGTCAATTCTTGCGGCTGCTTAGGCTGCTGCGGTGCCGGCCCGAACCTTGCTATTCTCCCGCAAGGGATTCTCGTCGGTCACTGCGGCACTCCTGCTTCAGCTGCTCGCATTATTGCTGGACATTATTATAATCATGACGATAATGATGCGGCGATACGCAGCGTTTTGGAAGCTGTTTCCCTTAGAAAACGAgctgaaattgaaattgatcaGGCTAATTTTTCCCAGGCTGAGCTGCTTCTTTCAcag GCTATAGAGCTTAAACCATTTGGGGGACTGCATATTATCTATAAATGCAG GTCTACTTTAAGATTGGCAATGAAAAATTATTCAGGGGCTCTTGAAGATGCTCGGGAAGCTTTGAATCTAGCTCCTCAATATCCTGAG GCATATCTGTGTGAAGGTGATGTTTTCATGGCAATGGAAAAGTATGAAGCAGCTGAGAAGTCATATTTGATGTGTTTAGACGTAGATCCTACTATTCGTCGTTCCAAACCATTCAAG GCTCGGGTTGCAAAACTTAACGAGAAACTGATTGCATCAGATATGCCTCACAGTCACAACCAGCAATAA
- the LOC126668029 gene encoding probable cyclic nucleotide-gated ion channel 20, chloroplastic isoform X1 — protein MASYDKDEVPMLSDVHQRSVDENDYSGFHPTFSRARSASISIPMSSMKSYANEASLVGYTGPLRSERRPEMIRMTGPIYTNRKADNIIRPKRSVTGSKIADVEVDQHDWTMDKYPSINEHLLRSGQLGVCNDPFCTTCPIYDNFKPAQQKHSTASAILDYKLHNALYGDAKSWAGGFVSSLSSYIPGVMNPHSKDIQRWNKFFVISCLVAIFVDPLFFFLLSVQQDKKCIVIDWALTKAVVVLRSMTDFIYFLNIILQFKLAYIAPESLVVGAGELVDHPKKIAMNYIRGYFSVDLFILLPLPQIIILLVLPNNLGSSGANYAKNLLRAAVLVQYIPRLYRFLPLVVGVSPNGFIFETAWANFFINLLTFVLAGHVVGSFWYLFGLQRVNQCLRNACHNSNIRPVCTSYIDCGRGNNVENFVSDPTWKSWKSNENASACFTMDGFRYGIYIQAVNLTAEHSVITRYVYSLFWGFQQISTLAGNQTPSYFVWEVLFTMAIVGLGLLLFAFLIGNIQNFLLALGRRRLEMSLRRRDVGQWMSHRRLPQNLRRKVLEAERYNWAVTRGVNEGRLMENLPEDLQRDIRRHLFKFVKKVWTFALMDDHVLDAICERLKQKIYIQGSEIMCHGGVVEKMVFIARGKLESIGEDGTVTPLSEGNVCGEELLTWCLEHSSVTKDGKKIKIHGQRLISSRTVRCLINVEAFSLHAADLEEVTNHFARSLRNPRVQGAIRYESPHWRGLAAAHIQVAWKYRQKCRMRMRSCQLNQSKN, from the exons ATGGCTAGTTATGACAAAGATGAGGTGCCAATGCTGTCAGATGTACATCAGCGATCAGTAGATGAAAATGATTATTCCGGGTTTCACCCTACATTTTCAAGGGCTCGGAGTGCTTCAATTTCTATTCCTATGAGTTCCATGAAGTCCTATGCAAATGAAGCCAGCCTTGTAGGCTATACTGGTCCACTGCGTAGTGAAAGAAGACCTGAAATGATACGGATGACTGGTCCAATCTACACCAATCGTAAAGCTGATAACATTATCCGACCAAAACGTAGTGTAACAGGTAGCAAAATAGCAGACGTTGAGGTGGATCAGCATGACTGGACAATGGACAAGTATCCTTCTATAAATGAGCATTTATTGAGATCTGGACAACTGGGAGTCTGCAATGATCCTTTTTGCACAACATGCCCAATATATGACAATTTCAAACCAGCACAGCAGAAACATTCAACAGCTTCAGCTATATTGGACTATAAG CTCCACAATGCTCTTTATGGGGATGCCAAAAGTTGGGCAGGGGGATTTGTGTCCTCTCTAAGCTCATATATTCCTGGAGTTATGAATCCTCATTCAAAAGACATTCAACGATGGAACAAATTTTTTGTCATTTCTTGTTTGGTGGCAATTTTCGTGGACCCATTGTTTTTCTTCTTGCTGTCTGTGCAACAG GATAAGAAGTGTATAGTTATTGATTGGGCCCTAACTAAAGCCGTTGTTGTTTTGAGAAGCATGACCGACTTCATATACTTCTTAAACATAATTCTCCAG TTCAAGTTGGCTTATATAGCTCCGGAGTCTTTGGTAGTTGGTGCTGGAGAGTTAGTTGACCATCCAAAGAAAATTGCTATGAACTATATCCGTGGATATTTTTCTGTTGACTTATTTATCTTGTTACCGCTTCCTCAA ATTATTATATTATTGGTCCTACCGAATAACTTGGGATCATCCGGGGCAAATTATGCTAAAAACCTTCTACGGGCTGCAGTCCTTGTTCAGTACATTCCAAGGTTATATAGGTTTCTACCTCTTGTTGTTGGCGTGTCTCCTAATGGCTTCATTTTTGAGACAGCGTGGGCAAACTTTTTCATAAATCTTCTCACCTTTGTTTTGGCTGGCCATGTTGTTGGATCATTCTGGTACCTCTTTGGGTTGCAG AGGGTTAATCAATGTCTTCGTAACGCCTGCCATAATTCTAATATTCGGCCAGTATGTACAAGTTACATAGATTGCGGTCGTGGGAACAATGTTGAAAATTTTGTTTCAGATCCAACATGGAAAAGCTGGAAAAGTAATGAAAATGCTAGTGCTTGTTTCACTATGGACGGGTTTCGATATGGAATCTATATCCAAGCTGTTAATCTCACTGCAGAGCACAGTGTAATCACTAGATATGTATATTCGTTATTTTGGGGATTCCAG CAAATCAGCACTCTTGCTGGGAATCAGACGCCTAGTTATTTTGTCTGGGAAGTCCTCTTTACGATGGCTATTGTGGGACTTGGCCTTTTACTCTTTGCTTTTCTCATAGGAAACATCCAGAACTTCCTTCTGGCGCTTGGTCGGAG GAGGTTGGAAATGTCACTAAGACGACGTGATGTTGGGCAATGGATGAGCCATCGACGCTTGCCACAAAATCTAAGAAG GAAAGTATTAGAAGCTGAAAGGTATAACTGGGCCGTAACCAGAGGAGTGAATGAAGGAAGGCTTATGGAAAATTTGCCTGAAGATCTTCAGAGGGATATAAGACGGCATCTCTTCAAATTTGTTAAGAAA gTTTGGACTTTTGCCTTGATGGACGATCATGTCTTGGATGCCATTTGCGAGAgactaaaacaaaaaatatacatCCAAGGCAGTGAAATTATGTGTCACGGTGGTGTGGTCGAGAAGATGGTTTTCATTGCACGTGGAAAACTCGAAAGTATTGGAGAAGATGGGACTGTGACCCCTTTATCTGAAGGGAATGTTTGTGGAGAGGAACTTCTCACTTGGTGTCTAGAGCATTCTTCAGTTACCAAAG ATGGAAAGAAAATCAAGATTCATGGACAACGATTAATTAGCAGCAGGACAGTAAGATGCTTAATAAATGTGGAAGCGTTTTCTCTTCATGCTGCAGACCTTGAAGAAGTTACTAATCACTTTGCAAGAAGCTTGCGGAATCCACGTGTTCAAGGAGCAATAAG GTATGAATCTCCTCATTGGAGAGGTCTGGCAGCTGCACACATTCAAGTTGCATGGAAATACCGGCAGAAGTGTCGTATGCGTATGCGTAGCTGCCAATTAAATCAATCCAAAAACTAG
- the LOC126668029 gene encoding probable cyclic nucleotide-gated ion channel 20, chloroplastic isoform X2, protein MASYDKDEVPMLSDVHQRSVDENDYSGFHPTFSRARSASISIPMSSMKSYANEASLVGYTGPLRSERRPEMIRMTGPIYTNRKADNIIRPKRSVTGSKIADVEVDQHDWTMDKYPSINEHLLRSGQLGVCNDPFCTTCPIYDNFKPAQQKHSTASAILDYKLHNALYGDAKSWAGGFVSSLSSYIPGVMNPHSKDIQRWNKFFVISCLVAIFVDPLFFFLLSVQQDKKCIVIDWALTKAVVVLRSMTDFIYFLNIILQFKLAYIAPESLVVGAGELVDHPKKIAMNYIRGYFSVDLFILLPLPQIIILLVLPNNLGSSGANYAKNLLRAAVLVQYIPRLYRFLPLVVGVSPNGFIFETAWANFFINLLTFVLAGHVVGSFWYLFGLQRVNQCLRNACHNSNIRPVCTSYIDCGRGNNVENFVSDPTWKSWKSNENASACFTMDGFRYGIYIQAVNLTAEHSVITRYVYSLFWGFQQISTLAGNQTPSYFVWEVLFTMAIVGLGLLLFAFLIGNIQNFLLALGRRRLEMSLRRRDVGQWMSHRRLPQNLRRFGLLP, encoded by the exons ATGGCTAGTTATGACAAAGATGAGGTGCCAATGCTGTCAGATGTACATCAGCGATCAGTAGATGAAAATGATTATTCCGGGTTTCACCCTACATTTTCAAGGGCTCGGAGTGCTTCAATTTCTATTCCTATGAGTTCCATGAAGTCCTATGCAAATGAAGCCAGCCTTGTAGGCTATACTGGTCCACTGCGTAGTGAAAGAAGACCTGAAATGATACGGATGACTGGTCCAATCTACACCAATCGTAAAGCTGATAACATTATCCGACCAAAACGTAGTGTAACAGGTAGCAAAATAGCAGACGTTGAGGTGGATCAGCATGACTGGACAATGGACAAGTATCCTTCTATAAATGAGCATTTATTGAGATCTGGACAACTGGGAGTCTGCAATGATCCTTTTTGCACAACATGCCCAATATATGACAATTTCAAACCAGCACAGCAGAAACATTCAACAGCTTCAGCTATATTGGACTATAAG CTCCACAATGCTCTTTATGGGGATGCCAAAAGTTGGGCAGGGGGATTTGTGTCCTCTCTAAGCTCATATATTCCTGGAGTTATGAATCCTCATTCAAAAGACATTCAACGATGGAACAAATTTTTTGTCATTTCTTGTTTGGTGGCAATTTTCGTGGACCCATTGTTTTTCTTCTTGCTGTCTGTGCAACAG GATAAGAAGTGTATAGTTATTGATTGGGCCCTAACTAAAGCCGTTGTTGTTTTGAGAAGCATGACCGACTTCATATACTTCTTAAACATAATTCTCCAG TTCAAGTTGGCTTATATAGCTCCGGAGTCTTTGGTAGTTGGTGCTGGAGAGTTAGTTGACCATCCAAAGAAAATTGCTATGAACTATATCCGTGGATATTTTTCTGTTGACTTATTTATCTTGTTACCGCTTCCTCAA ATTATTATATTATTGGTCCTACCGAATAACTTGGGATCATCCGGGGCAAATTATGCTAAAAACCTTCTACGGGCTGCAGTCCTTGTTCAGTACATTCCAAGGTTATATAGGTTTCTACCTCTTGTTGTTGGCGTGTCTCCTAATGGCTTCATTTTTGAGACAGCGTGGGCAAACTTTTTCATAAATCTTCTCACCTTTGTTTTGGCTGGCCATGTTGTTGGATCATTCTGGTACCTCTTTGGGTTGCAG AGGGTTAATCAATGTCTTCGTAACGCCTGCCATAATTCTAATATTCGGCCAGTATGTACAAGTTACATAGATTGCGGTCGTGGGAACAATGTTGAAAATTTTGTTTCAGATCCAACATGGAAAAGCTGGAAAAGTAATGAAAATGCTAGTGCTTGTTTCACTATGGACGGGTTTCGATATGGAATCTATATCCAAGCTGTTAATCTCACTGCAGAGCACAGTGTAATCACTAGATATGTATATTCGTTATTTTGGGGATTCCAG CAAATCAGCACTCTTGCTGGGAATCAGACGCCTAGTTATTTTGTCTGGGAAGTCCTCTTTACGATGGCTATTGTGGGACTTGGCCTTTTACTCTTTGCTTTTCTCATAGGAAACATCCAGAACTTCCTTCTGGCGCTTGGTCGGAG GAGGTTGGAAATGTCACTAAGACGACGTGATGTTGGGCAATGGATGAGCCATCGACGCTTGCCACAAAATCTAAGAAG gTTTGGACTTTTGCCTTGA